A window of Exiguobacterium sp. FSL W8-0210 contains these coding sequences:
- a CDS encoding BglG family transcription antiterminator, translated as MTEFTPREHDILFFLLSREEPVQIQEIAETLETSERTIQRERDRLAQSLEDYDLRLTYVRGRGLLIEGTDEAKHALRDQLLLSHKQLPNAEDRQVELAYRLLQEEGMVKLQAIAHAMYVAPSTVSQDLERIDEWFLQYDLEIKRKKGIGAEVIGEEINKRRLLISLIFTQWDVLAFYRLLQGDAGQLPHLLRMNRTSWLEMINQAYAVIAPLTKEGRLNDRQIMRATLSLALQALRKDQFPMRYELKAYPVEILKWVERVEERLPDTLSIAERQWLSEELRAFFQSDAGDTEELVTRLRVKRLIEHVSLLYGTNFTKDHALERGLVSHIQSYTRQNSVNPSYVIKQIEREYPRLFDAVKQAALSIFTDATFEDVDLAFWVMHFGAVLSKPTPKLPYRVLVVCSAGLGSSKLLMNRLRQEFAELEHIDNSSLFGIERLPIDSYDFVLSTVPLPDIRPPHLLVNPLLPQDEVERIRKLILALPKSFQPAPRKTKTEWLDLEQLHRLVASSIQVSDGFRMERLERVGDGIESLLFEISTRMVEQRLAKSAVSLSGQLLRRHEMSGLGIPGTRLALFHGRDATIQRGGFLIFELPEPIDLLGMDQQLQSVERLLVLVAPEETSNELLELLSSISAAIIESPEQMDQFEFGEEQTIRLLLNRTFRTVIDQFLGHT; from the coding sequence ATGACTGAATTTACACCACGGGAACATGATATCTTATTTTTCCTCTTATCACGCGAAGAACCTGTTCAAATACAAGAGATCGCGGAAACACTCGAGACATCGGAACGAACGATTCAACGTGAACGCGATCGTCTTGCCCAATCTTTAGAAGATTATGACTTGCGTTTGACATATGTCCGCGGCAGAGGTCTCTTAATTGAAGGAACAGACGAAGCCAAACATGCATTACGGGACCAACTCTTGTTGTCACATAAACAATTACCGAACGCTGAAGATCGCCAAGTCGAGTTAGCGTATCGGCTACTACAAGAAGAAGGGATGGTCAAATTACAGGCGATCGCCCATGCGATGTATGTGGCTCCGAGCACGGTTAGCCAGGATTTAGAGCGGATTGATGAATGGTTTCTACAATATGACCTTGAAATCAAGCGAAAAAAAGGTATTGGTGCCGAAGTCATCGGCGAAGAAATCAACAAACGCCGTTTACTGATTTCATTGATCTTTACGCAATGGGATGTTCTTGCTTTCTATCGCTTGTTACAAGGCGACGCCGGGCAATTACCTCATCTGTTACGCATGAATCGAACATCCTGGCTTGAGATGATCAATCAAGCGTACGCGGTCATAGCACCATTGACGAAAGAAGGGCGTCTCAATGACCGACAAATCATGCGTGCGACACTCAGCTTAGCTTTACAAGCGTTACGCAAAGATCAGTTTCCGATGCGTTACGAGTTAAAAGCGTATCCGGTCGAAATCCTCAAATGGGTGGAACGCGTCGAAGAGCGTTTACCTGACACGTTGTCGATTGCTGAACGCCAATGGTTATCAGAAGAATTGCGTGCTTTCTTTCAATCGGACGCAGGGGATACGGAAGAACTCGTCACGCGCCTTCGTGTAAAACGATTGATTGAGCATGTCTCCTTACTATATGGAACGAACTTTACGAAGGATCATGCGCTAGAACGCGGACTCGTTTCGCATATTCAATCGTACACACGTCAAAATAGCGTCAATCCGTCCTATGTCATCAAACAAATCGAACGGGAATATCCGCGCTTGTTCGATGCGGTCAAACAAGCAGCGCTGTCTATCTTCACCGATGCGACATTTGAAGACGTAGATTTAGCATTTTGGGTCATGCATTTCGGAGCTGTCCTGAGTAAACCGACACCTAAACTACCATATCGTGTTCTCGTCGTTTGCTCTGCTGGACTCGGTTCTTCGAAGTTATTGATGAACCGGTTACGGCAAGAATTCGCTGAACTCGAGCACATCGATAACTCGTCCCTTTTTGGCATCGAACGGTTACCAATCGACTCGTACGACTTCGTTTTGTCGACTGTGCCGTTGCCTGATATTCGCCCACCACATCTTCTCGTCAACCCGTTGCTTCCTCAGGATGAGGTCGAACGTATCCGGAAATTAATTCTCGCCTTGCCTAAATCCTTTCAACCGGCACCGCGAAAGACGAAAACGGAATGGCTCGATCTTGAGCAATTGCATCGGCTCGTTGCATCGTCCATTCAAGTATCGGACGGATTCCGAATGGAACGGTTAGAGCGCGTGGGCGATGGGATTGAATCGCTCTTGTTTGAAATCAGTACACGCATGGTCGAGCAAAGATTAGCGAAGTCAGCTGTTTCGCTCTCTGGACAATTGCTACGTCGTCATGAGATGTCAGGTCTTGGTATTCCGGGAACGCGGCTTGCGCTGTTTCACGGACGCGATGCGACGATTCAACGAGGGGGATTTCTCATCTTTGAATTGCCTGAACCGATCGACTTGCTCGGAATGGATCAACAGTTACAATCCGTCGAACGGCTCCTCGTCTTGGTCGCACCGGAAGAGACCTCGAACGAACTGCTTGAATTACTCAGTTCGATCAGTGCTGCGATCATCGAGAGTCCCGAACAAATGGATCAATTCGAGTTCGGGGAGGAACAGACGATTCGTCTGCTTTTGAATCGAACGTTTCGAACGGTCATTGATCAATTCCTAGGTCACACTTGA
- a CDS encoding PTS mannitol transporter subunit IICB — protein MEANAMATAQNGARGIRVQVQRFGSFLSGMVMPNIGAFIAWGIITALFIPTGWAPNKELGELVGPTITYLLPLLIGYTGGKLMHDVRGGVVGTLATMGVIVGTEIPMFLGAMIMGPLGGYVIKKFDQLIEGKIKPGLEMLVNNFSVGIIGGLLMLGGFKVFGPLMTGLDDIMAAAVGAIVSAHLLPLASMFIEPAKILFLNNAINHGILSPLGLDQVNEAGKSVLFLLEANPGPGLGLLLAYSFFGSGAAKKTAPGAAFIQFIGGIHEIYFPYVLMKPVLLLAMIAGGMSGILTFVLFDVGLVAPASPGSIIAVLAMASRGSYVGLIAGVLVSASVTFVVSTVLLKTSKAKETSLEEASANVSAMKGKQSIASTLVSADAKPLAEVEHIIFACDAGMGSSAMGASVLRNKINKAGLPIKVTNTSISQLPPNAELIITHRDLTERAKEQVPTAEHRSVDNFLNAGYYDQLVHEIETARNKIS, from the coding sequence ATGGAGGCTAACGCAATGGCGACAGCTCAAAATGGAGCACGGGGCATCCGTGTACAAGTTCAACGGTTCGGAAGCTTTTTAAGCGGTATGGTCATGCCGAACATCGGTGCATTCATCGCCTGGGGGATCATCACGGCACTGTTCATCCCAACTGGATGGGCACCAAATAAGGAACTCGGTGAACTCGTCGGTCCGACAATCACCTATCTCTTACCGTTGCTGATCGGATACACAGGCGGGAAATTAATGCATGACGTCAGAGGAGGCGTCGTCGGGACGCTCGCGACGATGGGGGTCATCGTCGGAACAGAGATTCCGATGTTCCTCGGTGCCATGATCATGGGACCACTTGGCGGATACGTCATCAAAAAGTTCGATCAGTTGATCGAAGGAAAAATCAAACCAGGTCTCGAAATGCTCGTCAACAATTTCTCGGTCGGAATCATCGGTGGGTTGTTGATGCTCGGTGGATTCAAAGTATTCGGACCACTCATGACAGGTCTTGACGACATCATGGCTGCAGCAGTTGGTGCGATCGTCAGTGCACACTTGCTACCATTAGCGAGTATGTTCATTGAACCAGCGAAAATTTTATTCTTGAACAACGCCATTAACCACGGCATCTTAAGTCCACTTGGTCTCGACCAAGTAAACGAGGCGGGTAAATCAGTTCTGTTCTTACTCGAAGCTAACCCCGGTCCGGGTCTCGGATTGTTACTCGCTTACTCGTTCTTCGGTTCTGGTGCAGCGAAGAAAACAGCACCCGGTGCAGCATTTATCCAATTCATCGGTGGAATTCACGAAATCTATTTCCCATACGTCTTGATGAAGCCAGTCTTGTTGCTTGCGATGATTGCAGGTGGCATGAGTGGTATCCTCACCTTCGTCCTGTTTGATGTCGGATTAGTCGCACCCGCTTCACCAGGTAGTATCATCGCGGTCCTCGCAATGGCATCACGCGGTTCTTACGTCGGATTGATTGCAGGTGTCCTTGTTTCAGCATCTGTGACCTTCGTTGTCTCAACTGTTCTGCTGAAGACAAGCAAAGCAAAAGAGACATCCCTTGAAGAAGCAAGCGCGAACGTCAGTGCGATGAAAGGAAAACAATCGATTGCCTCGACACTCGTTTCAGCTGATGCCAAACCACTTGCGGAAGTCGAACATATCATCTTCGCTTGTGACGCTGGTATGGGATCGAGTGCGATGGGAGCATCCGTCCTTCGCAATAAGATCAATAAAGCGGGCTTACCGATCAAGGTAACGAATACGTCGATCAGTCAATTGCCGCCAAACGCCGAACTGATCATCACGCATCGTGATTTGACGGAGCGGGCGAAGGAACAAGTACCAACGGCAGAACACCGATCAGTCGATAATTTCTTAAATGCCGGATATTATGATCAACTCGTTCATGAGATCGAAACAGCAAGAAATAAGATTTCTTAA
- a CDS encoding glutamate synthase subunit beta, with translation MKRRDQFMTVARSGGTERHPSERVGDFKEYKMALTEAEASQQASRCMDCGTPFCHVGEVFDQVKIGCPVYNVIPEWNLLVEEGRFQEALDRLLETNNFPEFTGRVCPAPCEGSCTLSIHEPAVAIKDIERTIIDIGFEKGWVVPRIPAIRSTRSIAIVGSGPAGLAAADQLNQAGHQVTVFEREDRIGGLLTYGIPAMKLDKEVVQRRVDLLEAEGVHFRTNVTIGADITLETLEAEYDAVILCVGATEPRKLMDAPTRGVGYAMDYLTGVTRHVLSQEPLSADHDAKDKDILVIGGGDTGADCVATALRQRCRSVVQFGKHEQPGTTRATGNMWPDTPSLYSIDYGYAEAFQQFGRDPREYLIAIKRFTTSESGQVTGVWTIQTTKTKNESGAVIFEEIEGSDRYFPVDQVWIAIGFSGVEENVLEHLAVASERGKIKTTRYATNRPGVFAAGDARRGQSLIVWAIREGREVAEAVGHYLKAMQQTG, from the coding sequence ATGAAACGACGCGATCAATTCATGACAGTTGCTCGTTCGGGTGGGACGGAACGACATCCAAGCGAACGGGTGGGTGACTTTAAGGAATATAAGATGGCTTTGACGGAAGCGGAAGCGAGTCAACAAGCAAGTCGATGTATGGATTGTGGCACCCCGTTTTGCCATGTAGGGGAAGTATTTGATCAAGTGAAGATTGGTTGTCCAGTCTATAACGTGATTCCAGAATGGAACTTGCTCGTAGAAGAAGGACGTTTTCAAGAGGCACTCGATCGCCTTCTTGAGACGAACAATTTCCCAGAATTCACGGGTCGTGTCTGCCCAGCGCCATGTGAAGGATCGTGTACGTTGTCGATTCATGAACCTGCGGTCGCGATCAAAGATATCGAACGGACGATCATCGACATTGGCTTCGAAAAAGGATGGGTCGTGCCCCGAATTCCAGCAATACGATCGACACGTTCGATTGCCATCGTTGGATCTGGTCCTGCCGGTCTTGCGGCTGCCGATCAGCTGAATCAAGCCGGTCACCAAGTGACGGTCTTTGAGCGGGAAGATCGGATTGGCGGATTACTCACGTACGGTATACCAGCCATGAAACTCGATAAAGAGGTCGTACAGCGCCGTGTTGATTTGCTTGAAGCGGAAGGGGTTCACTTCCGGACGAACGTCACGATCGGCGCAGATATCACTCTCGAGACACTTGAAGCGGAGTATGACGCCGTCATCTTATGTGTCGGCGCGACGGAACCACGCAAATTGATGGATGCGCCAACGCGTGGAGTCGGTTATGCGATGGATTATTTGACAGGGGTAACACGTCACGTGCTCTCGCAAGAACCGTTGTCTGCTGATCATGACGCAAAAGATAAAGATATTCTCGTCATCGGTGGAGGCGACACCGGAGCGGACTGTGTGGCAACAGCACTCCGTCAACGTTGTCGCTCCGTCGTCCAATTCGGTAAACATGAACAACCGGGTACGACGCGTGCAACAGGAAACATGTGGCCGGATACACCGTCACTCTACTCCATCGATTATGGGTACGCAGAAGCGTTTCAACAATTCGGTCGGGATCCTCGTGAATACTTGATCGCGATCAAGCGATTCACAACAAGTGAATCGGGTCAAGTCACGGGTGTCTGGACGATTCAGACAACGAAAACAAAAAATGAATCGGGAGCAGTGATCTTTGAGGAGATCGAAGGGAGCGATCGTTACTTCCCGGTCGATCAAGTCTGGATCGCCATCGGATTCAGTGGTGTCGAAGAGAATGTACTCGAACATTTAGCGGTCGCCTCGGAACGTGGAAAAATCAAGACGACGCGTTACGCGACGAACCGGCCAGGCGTATTTGCCGCAGGTGACGCAAGACGGGGTCAATCATTGATCGTCTGGGCGATTCGCGAAGGTCGTGAAGTAGCGGAAGCCGTCGGACACTATTTAAAAGCAATGCAACAAACAGGCTAA